A portion of the Gigantopelta aegis isolate Gae_Host chromosome 10, Gae_host_genome, whole genome shotgun sequence genome contains these proteins:
- the LOC121383729 gene encoding uncharacterized protein LOC121383729, with the protein MQKKTVNKLSSSQMLSVLQALQGEKLPHLNEAMQEVAKERRVALQWIPAHCGIPGNEEADRLAKLGANHVQPSNNISFSEKKTLIKAANRPRTEQDDYHHLSRLEQATLLRLRTGHNRLNAHMFRKFKLAATPTCSCGLEDQTAEHILQACPIHQDLRQAEWPIETAIHTKLYGKRGELEKTAHFILQTGLLV; encoded by the coding sequence ATGCAAAAGAAGACTGTCAACAAGTTGTCTTCCTCACAGATGCTCTCAGTCCTACAAGCCTTGCAAGGGGAAAAACTTCCTCACCTGAATGAAGCCATGCAAGAGGTAGCAAAGGAAAGACGAGTAGCTCTACAGTGGATCCCAGCACATTGTGGGATTCCAGGAAATGAGGAAGCAGACAGGTTAGCCAAGCTAGGAGCTAATCATGTACAGCCCAGCAACAACATTAGCTTCTCAGAGAAGAAAACCTTGATAAAGGCAGCCAACAGACCCAGGACAGAACAAGATGATTACCACCATCTCAGTCGCTTGGAACAAGCAACTCTGTTGAGACTCCGGACAGGCCACAACCGACTGAATGCTCACATGTTCAGAAAGTTTAAACTTGCAGCAACACCAACCTGCAGTTGTGGCCTGGAAGACCAAACAGCAGAACACATCTTACAGGCGTGTCCAATTCATCAAGACCTGAGACAAGCTGAGTGGCCAATCGAAACTGCCATACACACCAAACTCTATGGAAAGAGAGGCGAACTGGAAAAAACTGCTCATTTTATCTTACAGACTGGACTATTGGTCTAA